Within the Haloplanus sp. GDY1 genome, the region ATCGTCGAACTCGATCCGACACAGGGTTCCGAACAGCGGGGAACGCGACCGTGTCTCGTCGTGCAGAACGATATCGGGAATGCAAACGCACCGACAACGATCGTTGTTCCGTTCACCACCTCGTTCGGCGAGCAGCTCTACCCGTTCGAAGTACTCGTCCCAGCCGAGGAGTGTGCGCTTCGGGAAGACTCAGTCGCGCTCTGTAGCCAGATTCGAACAATCTCTATCGAGCACCGCATCACCGAGAACCTCGGCTCGATTCCGCAAGAGCGGATAGACGAGGTCGATACCGCACTCGAATACAGTCTCGGTCTCACCGAAATTTGAGAGCGATTGGCGAAC harbors:
- a CDS encoding type II toxin-antitoxin system PemK/MazF family toxin — its product is MALSVRRGDIVIVELDPTQGSEQRGTRPCLVVQNDIGNANAPTTIVVPFTTSFGEQLYPFEVLVPAEECALREDSVALCSQIRTISIEHRITENLGSIPQERIDEVDTALEYSLGLTEI